From Halobacterium sp. R2-5, the proteins below share one genomic window:
- a CDS encoding hydantoinase B/oxoprolinase family protein, whose translation MVDSVTLEVIRNGCTAIAEEMNANLVRTGYSPNIKERRDCSCALFDAGGEMVSQAENMPVHLGAMPFSVKAAVDAFEGDLGPGDAVLLNDPFHGGAHLPDLTLVSPVFADPESEDPTLVAYAANRAHHADVGGSTAGSVAADSTEIYQEGLRIPPVKLFEGGEVVDDVMEMILLNVRTPDERRGDLRAQEAANETARERVHELVDRYGVEELSEAFDEVQDYSERRMRAELEEFPDGTYSFEDVLDDDGRGNTDLRVCATVTVDGDSVHVDFAGTADQTEGPVNAVLAVTSSATYYAIRCVTDPDIPPNHGCYRPIDIDAPEGSIVNPEPPAAVVGGNLETSQRVTDVVLGAFGTEAPERVTAAGQGTMNNITFGGTDPRDGSPYAFYETQGGGFGGRPNGDGLDGVHVHMSNTMNTPVEVLETAYPLRVRQYAYRPDSGGAGEHRGGLGLRRDIQVRDHVARFSLLADRQQHAPYGIAGGEEGTRGAAYVYDADEYGDDDAGERLPQKSVHDLDPGTVVSVRTPGAGGFGNPADRDVEAIVRDLELEKVTEAYVREFHDQTAETPESDG comes from the coding sequence ATGGTGGACTCCGTCACCCTCGAAGTCATCCGGAACGGCTGCACCGCCATCGCCGAGGAGATGAACGCGAACCTCGTGCGCACGGGCTACTCGCCGAACATCAAGGAGCGCCGCGACTGCTCGTGTGCGCTGTTCGACGCGGGCGGCGAGATGGTCTCCCAGGCGGAGAACATGCCCGTCCACCTCGGCGCGATGCCGTTCTCCGTGAAGGCCGCCGTCGACGCCTTCGAGGGCGACCTCGGGCCCGGCGACGCGGTGCTGCTGAACGACCCGTTCCACGGTGGCGCCCACCTCCCGGACCTGACGCTGGTCTCCCCGGTGTTCGCGGACCCGGAGTCCGAGGACCCGACGCTCGTCGCGTACGCCGCGAACCGCGCGCACCACGCCGACGTCGGCGGCTCCACCGCCGGCTCCGTGGCCGCGGACTCCACGGAAATCTACCAGGAAGGGCTGCGCATCCCGCCCGTGAAGCTGTTCGAGGGCGGCGAGGTCGTCGACGACGTGATGGAGATGATTCTCCTGAACGTGCGCACGCCCGACGAGCGCCGCGGCGACCTGCGCGCCCAGGAGGCCGCCAACGAGACCGCCCGCGAGCGCGTCCACGAACTCGTCGACCGGTACGGCGTCGAGGAGCTCTCCGAGGCCTTCGACGAGGTGCAGGACTACTCCGAGCGCCGGATGCGCGCGGAACTGGAGGAGTTCCCGGACGGCACGTACAGCTTCGAGGACGTCCTCGACGACGACGGCCGCGGGAACACCGACCTGCGCGTGTGCGCCACCGTCACCGTCGACGGCGACAGCGTCCACGTGGACTTCGCGGGCACCGCCGACCAGACGGAGGGCCCGGTGAACGCCGTGCTCGCGGTCACCTCGTCGGCGACGTACTACGCCATCCGCTGCGTGACCGACCCTGACATCCCGCCGAACCACGGCTGCTACCGGCCCATCGACATCGACGCGCCGGAGGGGAGCATCGTCAACCCGGAGCCGCCGGCGGCGGTCGTCGGCGGCAACCTCGAGACCAGCCAGCGGGTCACGGACGTCGTGCTCGGCGCGTTCGGCACGGAAGCCCCCGAGCGCGTAACCGCCGCCGGTCAGGGCACGATGAACAACATCACGTTCGGCGGGACGGACCCGCGGGATGGCAGCCCGTACGCGTTCTACGAGACGCAGGGCGGCGGGTTCGGCGGCCGGCCGAACGGCGACGGCCTCGACGGCGTCCACGTCCACATGTCCAACACGATGAACACGCCCGTCGAAGTGCTGGAGACGGCGTACCCGCTGCGCGTCCGGCAGTACGCCTACCGGCCGGACTCGGGCGGTGCGGGCGAGCACCGCGGCGGCCTCGGGCTGCGCCGCGACATCCAGGTCCGGGACCACGTCGCGCGCTTCAGCCTGCTCGCGGACCGTCAGCAGCACGCGCCCTACGGCATCGCGGGCGGCGAGGAGGGGACTCGCGGCGCGGCGTACGTCTACGACGCCGACGAGTACGGCGACGACGACGCGGGCGAGCGCCTCCCGCAGAAGTCCGTCCACGACCTCGACCCGGGCACGGTCGTGAGCGTGCGGACGCCGGGCGCCGGCGGGTTCGGGAACCCCGCGGACCGCGACGTCGAAGCCATCGTCCGCGACCTCGAACTCGAGAAGGTGACCGAGGCGTACGTCCGCGAGTTCCACGACCAGACTGCGGAGACTCCGGAGAGCGACGGTTGA